One Hyalangium gracile genomic window carries:
- a CDS encoding sensor histidine kinase, which translates to MNARAPIRGYRAGFLFAVALLSAVAGFTLWTEVRAGQQVDALVRQALERASLIGRIRVDALSLESAIEAHIRAKDDEGRQAANAVMEDILESIRRSTEAYTRNLPPGEKVEWERFNAACQTLADQVRAAAVLSNRSEAELARHHLSDRVRPLVMEVDTLATRLSRENADEAQELVGRLASMRVRTTSLGAGVTLVAVLISLLVGWHITSVLRRQEDTIQRQLEEVSRANQELDAFTRRVAHDLMGPLAPLKGYLTLIRRTGGVKDAGALEMLSQCESSAVRMGELIEALLRFCRSGTRGERTVAELDTAVSTVLLELSQTAAAQGVTLERELEPGVRVDCPNQLLQVVARNLVSNAVKYTAGRPSPRVSVRVSGVGSEAVLRVEDNGIGMSAATRGSLFQPFFRAPEARSLPGHGLGLATAKRLVEAHGGTLSVDSQEGVGTTMTVRFPKVAVAEAVSAEAAPSARRVAP; encoded by the coding sequence GTGAACGCGCGCGCTCCCATCCGCGGCTACCGGGCCGGGTTCCTCTTCGCGGTGGCGCTCCTGTCCGCCGTGGCGGGCTTCACGCTGTGGACGGAGGTGCGGGCCGGCCAGCAGGTGGACGCGCTGGTGCGCCAGGCGCTGGAGCGCGCGAGCCTCATCGGCCGCATCCGCGTGGATGCGCTCTCGCTGGAGAGCGCCATCGAGGCCCACATCCGCGCCAAGGACGACGAGGGGCGCCAGGCGGCCAACGCGGTGATGGAGGACATCCTCGAGAGCATCCGCCGCTCCACCGAGGCCTACACGCGCAACCTGCCGCCGGGAGAGAAGGTGGAGTGGGAGCGCTTCAACGCCGCGTGCCAGACGCTGGCGGACCAGGTCCGCGCCGCCGCGGTGCTCTCCAACCGCAGCGAGGCGGAGCTCGCCCGGCACCACCTGTCGGACAGGGTGCGGCCGCTGGTGATGGAGGTGGACACGCTGGCCACGCGGCTGTCGCGGGAGAACGCGGACGAGGCGCAGGAGCTCGTCGGGCGCCTGGCCTCCATGCGGGTGCGGACCACGTCGCTGGGCGCGGGGGTGACGCTGGTGGCGGTGCTCATCTCGCTGCTGGTGGGCTGGCACATCACCTCGGTGCTGCGGCGGCAGGAGGACACCATCCAGCGGCAGCTCGAGGAGGTGAGCCGGGCCAACCAGGAGCTGGACGCGTTCACCCGCCGGGTGGCGCATGACTTGATGGGGCCGCTGGCGCCGCTCAAGGGCTACCTCACGCTCATCCGGCGCACGGGAGGCGTGAAGGACGCCGGCGCGCTGGAGATGCTGTCCCAGTGCGAGTCGAGCGCCGTGCGGATGGGCGAGCTCATCGAGGCGCTGCTGCGCTTCTGCCGCTCCGGCACGCGGGGCGAGCGGACGGTGGCGGAGCTGGACACGGCGGTGAGCACGGTGCTGCTGGAGCTGTCGCAGACGGCCGCCGCGCAGGGGGTGACGCTGGAGCGCGAGCTGGAGCCGGGCGTGCGGGTGGACTGCCCCAACCAGCTGCTGCAGGTGGTGGCGCGCAACCTGGTGTCCAACGCGGTGAAGTACACGGCGGGGCGGCCCTCGCCGCGCGTCTCCGTGCGGGTCTCCGGGGTGGGCAGTGAGGCCGTGCTTCGGGTGGAGGACAATGGTATCGGCATGAGCGCGGCCACGCGGGGCTCGCTCTTCCAGCCGTTCTTCCGCGCGCCCGAGGCGCGGAGCCTGCCGGGCCACGGGCTGGGGCTGGCCACCGCGAAGCGGCTGGTGGAGGCGCACGGGGGCACGCTGAGCGTGGACTCGCAGGAAGGGGTAGGGACGACGATGACGGTTCGCTTTCCGAAGGTAGCCGTGGCGGAGGCCGTGAGCGCCGAGGCGGCTCCGTCCGCGCGCCGGGTGGCGCCATGA
- a CDS encoding sigma-54-dependent transcriptional regulator, which translates to MTAARILAVDDDPHARDLLQRLLGTLGEVLVASDPKGASERLAEEGPFDLVFTDMAMPSPGDGLQVLQAVKAKLPDTPVIVVTAFGNIEGALDSIQQGAFDYLAKPFDVDAILRVARRALEQKRLVEENRSLRKQVERSSLVGRSPALLEVYKQVARAATTQVPVLITGETGTGKEMVARALHKRSPRASGPFIPVDCGAIAETLMESELFGHARGSFTGATGARRGLFEEASGGTLFLDEIGDVGPKVQSQLLRVLQEGEIRRVGESAPLKVDVRVVAATNKDLKDRVAEGLFREDLMYRLDVVHLHLPPLRERREDIPALVEHFAALHARGGVRPVVTPEAMSRLTAYDWPGNVRQLENVVARALALNVTGVLGPQDFPEPIGDASKKATGLAEDMPSLAELSRRYAAHVLQHVGGNKSEAARLLEVDRKTLYKLLETPEPEER; encoded by the coding sequence ATGACGGCCGCGCGCATCCTCGCCGTGGACGATGACCCTCACGCGAGGGATCTGCTCCAGCGGCTGCTGGGCACGCTGGGCGAGGTGCTGGTGGCCTCCGACCCGAAGGGTGCCTCCGAGCGGCTGGCCGAGGAGGGGCCGTTCGACCTGGTGTTCACGGACATGGCGATGCCCAGCCCGGGTGACGGGTTGCAGGTGCTCCAGGCGGTGAAGGCGAAGCTGCCGGACACGCCGGTCATCGTGGTGACGGCGTTCGGGAACATCGAGGGCGCGCTGGACAGCATCCAGCAGGGGGCCTTCGACTACCTGGCCAAGCCCTTCGACGTGGACGCCATCCTGCGGGTGGCGCGGCGGGCGCTGGAGCAGAAGCGGCTGGTGGAGGAGAACCGCTCGCTGCGCAAGCAGGTGGAGCGCAGCTCGCTGGTGGGCCGCAGCCCGGCGCTGCTGGAGGTCTACAAGCAGGTGGCGCGGGCGGCGACGACGCAGGTGCCGGTGCTGATTACGGGCGAGACGGGCACGGGCAAGGAGATGGTGGCGCGCGCGCTGCACAAGCGCTCGCCGCGCGCCAGCGGGCCGTTCATCCCGGTGGACTGTGGCGCCATCGCCGAGACGCTGATGGAGAGCGAGCTGTTCGGGCACGCGCGAGGCTCCTTCACGGGGGCGACGGGGGCGCGGCGTGGCCTGTTCGAGGAGGCCAGCGGCGGCACGCTGTTCCTGGACGAGATTGGCGACGTGGGGCCCAAGGTGCAGTCGCAGCTGCTGCGCGTGCTGCAGGAGGGGGAGATCCGCCGGGTGGGGGAGAGCGCGCCGCTGAAGGTGGACGTGCGGGTGGTGGCGGCGACGAACAAGGACTTGAAGGACCGGGTGGCGGAGGGGCTGTTCCGCGAGGACCTGATGTACCGGCTGGACGTGGTGCACCTGCACCTGCCGCCGCTGCGCGAGCGCCGGGAGGACATTCCGGCGCTGGTGGAGCACTTCGCGGCGCTGCACGCGCGGGGCGGGGTGCGGCCGGTGGTGACGCCGGAGGCGATGTCTCGGCTGACGGCGTACGACTGGCCGGGCAACGTGCGGCAGCTGGAGAACGTGGTGGCGCGGGCGCTGGCGCTCAACGTGACGGGCGTGCTGGGGCCGCAGGACTTCCCGGAGCCCATCGGGGACGCGTCCAAGAAGGCCACGGGGCTGGCGGAGGACATGCCCAGCCTGGCGGAGCTGTCCCGCCGCTACGCGGCCCACGTGCTGCAACACGTGGGCGGCAACAAGAGCGAGGCGGCGCGGCTGCTCGAGGTGGACCGCAAGACGCTCTACAAGCTGCTGGAGACGCCCGAGCCGGAGGAGCGCTGA
- a CDS encoding sensor histidine kinase, producing MENSVAQVITACVRFAQLISEAQDPEKILRLLADTAVDHLGAQAAMVLEVAEGDGLRVAATRDMPPEACSGQFSTETIGREMELQIHSSCGSRYAEVKTLPLVSSTNLYGVLVLCFREPGGFSDYRPLMARGISDLGAVALDQAFHRRTLERSMAELQSTRELLVRTERLRALGEMSAGIAHDLRNIFNPLSLQIDIVKRLAKNPEKVVELAGQMKQVVKHGVETVERLRLFGHQSREVRTEEVDLNVLVDEAAALCRPRLGEHSRVHLEVMHGGPVRALVRGAEVVTALVNLVVNAQEAMPAEGGTITVRTGTSEHGGWLQVADTGQGMPPEVKQHLFEPFFTTKGDKGTGLGLAMVDTFVRRSGGAITVDSEPGKGTTFTLRFPRA from the coding sequence ATGGAGAATTCGGTTGCCCAGGTCATCACCGCCTGCGTGCGCTTCGCCCAGCTGATCTCCGAAGCGCAGGACCCCGAGAAGATCCTTCGGCTGCTGGCCGACACGGCGGTCGACCACCTGGGGGCCCAGGCAGCCATGGTGCTGGAGGTGGCGGAGGGAGACGGCCTCCGGGTCGCGGCCACTCGGGACATGCCGCCCGAGGCGTGCTCCGGACAGTTCTCGACGGAGACGATCGGGCGGGAGATGGAGCTGCAGATCCACTCCTCCTGCGGCTCGCGGTACGCGGAGGTGAAGACCCTGCCGCTGGTGAGCAGCACCAACCTGTATGGCGTCCTGGTGCTCTGCTTCCGCGAGCCGGGAGGCTTCAGCGACTACCGGCCGCTGATGGCGCGAGGCATCTCGGACCTGGGGGCGGTGGCGCTGGACCAGGCCTTCCACCGCAGGACGCTGGAGCGCAGCATGGCGGAGCTGCAGTCCACGCGGGAGCTGCTGGTGCGCACCGAGCGGCTGCGCGCCCTGGGAGAGATGTCCGCCGGCATCGCGCATGACCTGCGCAACATCTTCAACCCGCTGTCGCTCCAGATCGACATCGTGAAGCGCCTGGCGAAGAACCCCGAGAAGGTGGTGGAGCTCGCCGGCCAGATGAAGCAGGTGGTGAAGCACGGCGTGGAGACGGTGGAGCGGCTGCGACTCTTCGGGCACCAGTCCCGAGAGGTGCGCACGGAGGAGGTGGACCTGAACGTGCTGGTGGACGAGGCGGCGGCGCTCTGCCGTCCCCGGCTGGGCGAGCACAGCCGCGTGCACCTGGAGGTGATGCATGGAGGCCCGGTGCGCGCCCTCGTCCGAGGCGCGGAGGTGGTGACGGCGCTGGTGAACCTGGTCGTCAACGCCCAGGAGGCGATGCCCGCGGAGGGTGGCACCATCACCGTGCGCACGGGCACCTCCGAGCACGGCGGGTGGCTGCAGGTGGCCGACACCGGCCAGGGCATGCCCCCCGAGGTGAAGCAGCACCTCTTCGAGCCCTTCTTCACCACCAAGGGGGACAAGGGCACCGGCCTGGGGCTGGCCATGGTGGACACCTTCGTGCGGCGCAGCGGCGGCGCCATCACGGTGGACTCCGAGCCCGGGAAGGGCACCACCTTCACGCTGCGCTTCCCTCGGGCGTAG
- a CDS encoding protoglobin domain-containing protein, which translates to MMLSTREYMNRLGFTEQELASRRAYFQLADEDLSRLAALRPFAERHNDAVVDAFYQELILKHADSRLFFTDQASLQRAVAAQKRYFLELFSGACDLDYLENRLKVGATHQRIGVAPKWYLGAYAHYLRLISTRLLAEKGHSAETQGQLQSIQKIIFFDMAIAIETYIAAGMDALARHQAAIRELSTPVIQVAEKVLLLPLIGTIDTARAMQVMESVLMRVVDRQARVLILDIAGVPVVDTRVANHLLQTTEAVRLLGAATILTGISPQVAQTMVQLGVDLSAMHTRANLEEGLELALDLTGRVIRPKEK; encoded by the coding sequence ATGATGCTTTCCACACGGGAGTACATGAACAGGCTGGGCTTCACCGAGCAGGAGCTCGCCAGCCGCCGGGCCTATTTCCAGCTCGCCGACGAGGACCTCTCCCGCCTGGCGGCCCTGCGGCCCTTCGCCGAGCGCCACAATGACGCCGTGGTGGACGCCTTCTACCAGGAGCTGATCCTCAAGCACGCGGACAGCCGGCTCTTCTTCACGGACCAGGCCTCGCTCCAGCGGGCGGTCGCCGCGCAGAAGCGCTACTTCCTGGAGCTGTTCTCCGGCGCCTGCGACCTGGACTACCTGGAGAACCGCCTGAAGGTGGGCGCCACCCACCAGCGCATCGGCGTGGCGCCCAAGTGGTACCTGGGGGCCTACGCGCACTACCTGCGGCTCATCTCCACGCGGCTGCTGGCGGAAAAGGGCCACTCCGCGGAGACGCAGGGCCAGCTCCAGAGCATCCAGAAGATCATCTTCTTCGACATGGCGATCGCCATCGAGACGTACATCGCGGCGGGCATGGACGCGCTGGCGCGGCACCAGGCGGCCATCCGCGAGCTGTCCACGCCCGTCATCCAGGTGGCGGAGAAGGTGCTGCTGCTGCCGCTGATCGGCACCATCGACACCGCGCGGGCCATGCAGGTGATGGAGAGCGTGCTGATGCGCGTGGTGGACCGGCAGGCCCGCGTCCTCATCCTGGACATCGCGGGGGTGCCGGTGGTGGACACCCGGGTGGCCAACCACCTGCTTCAGACGACCGAGGCGGTGCGGCTGCTGGGGGCGGCCACCATCCTCACCGGCATCAGCCCCCAGGTGGCGCAGACGATGGTGCAGCTCGGCGTGGACCTGTCGGCGATGCACACGCGCGCCAACCTCGAGGAGGGGCTGGAGCTGGCGCTGGACCTGACGGGCCGGGTCATCCGGCCGAAGGAGAAGTGA
- a CDS encoding STAS domain-containing protein, which yields MQSGLIPILRIGSTLLATIQTELRDTTAQAFQQDVLKAIEKSRARGLIIDITGLDMVDTFVARILTDTGRMALLMGAHTVLCGMRPEVAATLVRMGFVMQGVHTALNIDDGMELLARLQRAQAKG from the coding sequence ATGCAGTCAGGGCTCATTCCCATCCTCCGCATTGGCTCCACCCTGCTGGCCACCATCCAGACGGAGCTGCGGGACACGACCGCCCAGGCCTTCCAGCAGGACGTGCTCAAGGCCATCGAGAAGTCCCGGGCGCGGGGGCTCATCATCGACATCACCGGCCTGGACATGGTGGACACGTTCGTGGCGCGCATCCTCACGGACACCGGGCGCATGGCCCTGCTGATGGGGGCCCACACGGTGCTGTGCGGCATGCGGCCGGAGGTGGCCGCCACGCTGGTGCGGATGGGCTTCGTCATGCAGGGGGTGCACACGGCGCTGAACATCGACGACGGCATGGAGCTGCTGGCCAGGCTCCAGCGCGCCCAGGCGAAGGGGTGA
- a CDS encoding anti-sigma regulatory factor, whose protein sequence is MPVRVLSTQEMKLDSEDDVVLIRRAVRALADRRGFDSFASAALTTAVTELGRNVWVHARRGKAIIEELEDALKPGLRVEFRDEGPGIPDIDWAMAGGNSTASSLGLGLSGTKRLVDEFHLQSEVGRGTTVRITKWKRF, encoded by the coding sequence ATGCCCGTTCGTGTCCTCTCGACGCAGGAGATGAAGCTCGACAGCGAGGACGACGTGGTGCTCATCCGCCGCGCCGTGCGGGCGCTGGCGGATCGCCGCGGGTTCGACTCGTTTGCCTCCGCGGCCCTCACCACCGCCGTCACCGAGCTGGGCCGCAACGTCTGGGTGCATGCCCGGCGGGGCAAGGCCATCATCGAGGAGCTGGAGGACGCGCTGAAGCCGGGCCTGCGCGTGGAGTTCCGGGACGAGGGGCCAGGCATTCCCGACATCGACTGGGCCATGGCGGGCGGCAACAGCACCGCGTCGTCGCTGGGGCTGGGGCTGTCCGGGACGAAGCGCCTGGTGGATGAGTTCCACCTCCAGTCCGAGGTCGGACGAGGAACGACGGTCCGCATCACCAAATGGAAGCGCTTCTAA
- a CDS encoding SpoIIE family protein phosphatase produces the protein MEALLNRWLEGTDAVLTLDEASISQARERVRAVGREQGLAGPEVERLAIVVSELGHNQLAHAHGGAIAVLPVSRGGVAGVEVIAADRGKGIADPVAALRGPGSVTGSLGQGLAGVVRQADEVDFDVRWGEGTCVRARKYVTPPSYRAEVGVIGRAYPGEPVSGDHALWQWGDNELVVGVVDGLGHGVDAHEAADRTIELLRAQPLLSPELLLQRCDAGLKGTRGAALAVARLQRGSGALVHACVGNIATLLCRPGQVEALACTPGVLGIAQPRLRIRRSEASLRPGELLVMHSDGLNTRTTVEDAVLLRRHPLEVAYELMTRFGKNHDDALVLVARSG, from the coding sequence ATGGAAGCGCTTCTAAACCGCTGGCTGGAGGGGACCGACGCCGTCCTCACCCTGGACGAGGCCTCCATCTCGCAGGCCCGCGAGCGCGTGCGGGCGGTGGGGCGCGAGCAGGGGCTGGCCGGGCCCGAGGTGGAGCGGCTGGCCATCGTGGTGAGTGAGCTGGGGCACAACCAGCTCGCCCATGCCCACGGGGGAGCGATCGCGGTGCTGCCGGTGTCGCGTGGCGGCGTGGCGGGGGTGGAGGTGATCGCGGCGGACCGGGGCAAGGGCATCGCCGATCCGGTGGCGGCGCTGCGAGGCCCGGGCAGCGTGACGGGCTCGCTGGGCCAGGGGCTGGCGGGGGTGGTGCGGCAGGCGGACGAGGTGGACTTCGATGTGCGCTGGGGCGAGGGCACCTGCGTGCGCGCGCGCAAGTACGTCACGCCGCCCTCCTACCGCGCTGAGGTGGGGGTGATCGGCCGGGCGTACCCGGGCGAGCCCGTGAGCGGAGATCACGCCCTGTGGCAGTGGGGAGACAACGAGCTGGTGGTGGGCGTGGTGGACGGGCTGGGGCATGGGGTGGACGCGCACGAGGCGGCGGATCGGACCATCGAGCTGTTGCGCGCCCAGCCGCTGTTGTCCCCCGAGCTGCTGCTGCAGCGGTGCGACGCCGGACTGAAGGGGACGCGGGGCGCGGCCCTGGCCGTGGCCCGGCTGCAGCGAGGGAGCGGGGCGCTGGTGCATGCCTGCGTCGGGAACATCGCCACCCTGCTGTGCCGGCCCGGGCAGGTGGAGGCGCTGGCCTGCACTCCTGGGGTGCTCGGCATCGCGCAGCCGCGGCTGCGAATCCGCCGCTCCGAGGCCTCGCTCCGGCCCGGAGAGCTGCTGGTGATGCATTCCGATGGCCTGAACACGCGCACCACGGTGGAGGACGCGGTGCTCCTGCGGCGCCACCCGCTCGAGGTGGCCTACGAGCTGATGACCCGCTTCGGAAAGAACCACGACGACGCCCTGGTGCTGGTCGCGCGGTCGGGCTGA